The Enterobacter mori genomic interval TGCTTCCCTGTTTAATGACCGCGCCATCTCCTACCGCGTGCACCAGGGTTACGACCATCGCGGCGTGGCGCTCTCCGCCGGCGTGCAGCGTATGGTGCGCTCGGACGTAGGTTCTTCCGGCGTGATGTTCTCCATTGATACCGAATCCGGTTTTGACCAGGTGGTGTTTATCACCTCCGCGTGGGGCCTGGGTGAGATGGTGGTGCAGGGCGCGGTAAACCCTGACGAATTCTACGTCCACAAGCCTACGCTGGCGGCTAACCGTCCGGCAGTGGTGCGCCGCACCATGGGCTCGAAAAAAATTCGCATGATCTATGCCCCAACCCAGGAGCATGGCAAGCAGGTCAAGATTGAAGATGTGCCGCAGGAGCAGCGCGACCGCTTCTCCCTGACCGACGCCGAAGTGGAAGAGCTGGCGAAGCAGGCGGTGCAGATCGAAAAACACTACGGCCGTCCGATGGATATCGAATGGGCGAAAGACGGTAACACCGGCAAGCTGTTTATCGTGCAGGCGCGTCCGGAAACCGTCCGCTCTCGTGGCCAGGTGATGGAGCGTTATACGCTGCACGCCCAGGGCAAAATCGTGGCGGAAGGCCGCGCTATCGGTCACCGCATCGGTGCCGGTCCGGTGAAAGTGATCCACGACATCAGCGAGATGAACCGCATTGAGCCGGGCGACGTGCTGGTGACCGACATGACCGACCCGGACTGGGAACCGATCATGAAGAAAGCGGCGGCCATCGTCACCAACCGCGGCGGTCGTACCTGTCACGCGGCGATCATCGCCCGCGAGCTGGGTATTCCTGCGGTTGTCGGCTGCGGTGACGCGACCGAGCGCATGAAAGACGGGCAGAACGTGACCGTCTCCTGTGCCGAAGGCGATACCGGCTACGTGTACGCCGATATTCTCGACTTCAGCGTGAAGAGCTCCAGCGTGGATACCATGCCCGACCTGCCGCTGAAGATCATGATGAACGTCGGTAACCCGGACCGCGCGTTTGACTTTGCCTGCCTGCCGAACGAAGGCGTAGGCCTGGCGCGTCTGGAATTTATCATCAACCGTATGATCGGCGTTCACCCGCGCGCGCTGCTGGAGTTTGATGACCAGGATCCGAAACTGCAGAACGAAATCCGCGAGATGATGAAAGGCTACGACTCACCAAGAGAGTTCTACGTCGGCCGTCTGACCGAAGGGATCGCGACGCTGGGTGCGGCGTTCTATCCGAAACGCGTGATTGTGCGTCTGTCAGACTTTAAGTCTAACGAATACGCCAACCTGGTGGGCGGCGAGCGCTACGAGCCGGAAGAAGAGAACCCGATGCTGGGCTTCCGCGGGGCCGGACGCTACGTGTCCGACAGCTTCCGCGACTGCTTCGCGCTGGAGTGTGACGCGGTGAAACGCGTGCGCAACGACATGGGGCTGACCAACGTGGAGATCATGATCCCGTTCGTGCGTACCGTGGACCAGGCGAAAGCGGTGGTGGACGAGCTGGCGCGTCAGGGGCTGAAGCGCGGCGAGAACGGGCTGAAGATCATCATGATGTGTGAGATCCCATCCAACGCCCTCTTGGCCGAGCAGTTCCTGGAACACTTCGACGGCTTCTCTATCGG includes:
- the ppsA gene encoding phosphoenolpyruvate synthase, which translates into the protein MSNNGSSPLVLWYNQLGMNDVDRVGGKNASLGEMITNLSGMGVSVPNGFATTADAFNLFLDQSGVNQRIYDLLDKTDIDDVTELAKAGSQIRQWIIDTPFQPELEKAIHDAYNQLSADDAQASFAVRSSATAEDMPDASFAGQQETFLNVQGYDAVLVAVKHVFASLFNDRAISYRVHQGYDHRGVALSAGVQRMVRSDVGSSGVMFSIDTESGFDQVVFITSAWGLGEMVVQGAVNPDEFYVHKPTLAANRPAVVRRTMGSKKIRMIYAPTQEHGKQVKIEDVPQEQRDRFSLTDAEVEELAKQAVQIEKHYGRPMDIEWAKDGNTGKLFIVQARPETVRSRGQVMERYTLHAQGKIVAEGRAIGHRIGAGPVKVIHDISEMNRIEPGDVLVTDMTDPDWEPIMKKAAAIVTNRGGRTCHAAIIARELGIPAVVGCGDATERMKDGQNVTVSCAEGDTGYVYADILDFSVKSSSVDTMPDLPLKIMMNVGNPDRAFDFACLPNEGVGLARLEFIINRMIGVHPRALLEFDDQDPKLQNEIREMMKGYDSPREFYVGRLTEGIATLGAAFYPKRVIVRLSDFKSNEYANLVGGERYEPEEENPMLGFRGAGRYVSDSFRDCFALECDAVKRVRNDMGLTNVEIMIPFVRTVDQAKAVVDELARQGLKRGENGLKIIMMCEIPSNALLAEQFLEHFDGFSIGSNDMTQLTLGLDRDSGVVSELFDERNEAVKALLSMSIRAAKKQGKYVGICGQGPSDHEDFAAWLMEEGIDSLSLNPDTVVQTWLSLAELNK